The genomic interval gcatacagtaaAGAATTAGATATACATACTTATGTTGATACAGTAGATATACAGGCTTAGATATGCATAGGCTAGACATAGAAATGTGAGGCATCTACGTGAAACCAATAGATATGTTTGTAAATCTACCGATTGATAGATCCATAGATAGATCAGCCAAGTGAGAATCTGGCAGACACATGCAAGCATAATGAAACATTATGTCCATACTAAAATTAGTAGAATGCCAACAAAAATAAGCATCTACCTGCTTTTGGTGCAGATTTCTGGGCATCAGTTGCGGAATCTCTCATGTAGACAACCTTATCTTGGGCCCCTTTCGTCATATTGGATATTTCCTGTAGTATTTCTTCTAAGTCGTCGAGGTCCCTATCCACTTCGGGTTTGTATTTGTGTAGGTAATCTGCCACACCACAGGTGGTCGGACAATATGTGCCCTGAAATTGAGCAGCgttacatttaaaactgaaaatcagTTTTAATCAGAAAATCAGACAACGAGAAGATGAACAagttatttttgcatttcacattgaCAATAATACACCTGCAATTTATGAGGATACTCACAAAACCGTCAGCTGGGACGCACACGTTTGAAGAGTCACCTCTTGTTTgctaaaagaacaaaaaacattgaGGAAACTTATTGAAActtttgctgaaaataaaataacgtAAATTATAATGTTagataacaacaataatagaaTGAATAATAGAAAGTGAATAatagcaaaacaataaaagtcattcaaaagacaaaaaaaatactccACTCACTGCTGTTGCCAAGGAGCACAGAGCAAGAAGACCCGCAACTGTGTATGAGAATGCCATTTTGGTCCGACAGGCTTTACTGTCTGTCCTGAGAAAAGTGAGGATCCTCAGTCGGGGTCCGGACTTTTATCTGATCACGGTCCACAGAACAGATGAGATAAGGGGTCATGTGCAAACATAGGGACTGACCTGTCAATGAATCACTGCTCCATTATACCCCTCTTACTCACCCTCTGTTTGAAGGACATCAGCAATTAGTCAGCCTTCTTTTCGGACAGtacatcaaaataaacatttcaggCCACCCACGTTTACACCTACACAGATTTGTGGGCTTTGAGAGACTCCATGAAACCCTGTTCAATTTACCATAAACGTTTAACCGCCCTGTTTGGAAGACAGGGCCTTTGGTGGTGGGGAGGGCTTTTCAAAGCCAACCAGCTATAATTTGCAATATTGCAATGACTATGTTGCACAATGTATTTATGCCAGTACTTCCGATTGCTGTAAAGGCTCAGCATCTGAATCATTCCTTCGTTCTGATGTAGGAGAACCCAGTGTCCTGTGACTGTCAACATGACACCTGAAATGACCTGCCACTTCTTGCTCCATAGAAGAGTGAGCCTTGTATCTTGATTTGCCACTAAAGTTTTAGATTTATATTGTAAGAGAGTTTTCAGATTTAATCTTACTTTGTGGTCCTGCACCAAGTATTTCTGGAGGAAAGCTGGGCAAAAGTCTACTATACCTCACTGTTTTCAATGCCTAGATTGCTCAGGTAATTCTTCAACTGAAATTTGTTAAATTCTGCACTGCAGTTTCCATAATAACCACTAGTGGGAGTTAAACAATCATTACAAATGTGAGCACTGAGCGCAAGGTGAAAACAGGTAGCATTTCCTGCTACCATTTGAATATCTCAAGCTAATAAAGGAGAGTGTGTTGGAAAGCTGTTATTGCAGGTGATctgttaatttaaaatatgagaTAGCTTTGTATCTGGAACCCATAGATATTTCACACATGGTGCATTGCTCTCTGGGAAGAGTTGAGTGTTGGGACAAGCCACCAGCCTTCTGCACTGTCTGATGAGAGGAGGTAGAGTACTCCCAGCATGAGTTATAAGCACTGAGAGCCAGCGATTTAGATTGACatttaagaatttattttattgaaaggAAGAAACTGCTTCCTGTTAGGGTTGCACATTtgacacaaggaaaaacaaagctaCTTTTGGCAAAAGTTTCCAAACTCATTCTTAGCCAGAATAAATGAACAGCTTATGAAGagatttttctttaattcagagcatttaatgtgaaaataaagagcaaTTGAGAATGTGTTCACAACAAAGTAATTTTATTCCACAGCCATAGTTTTTTGTCTAAATCTTAGCAGTGACAATGTCATTGGTATGAATAAGTATCAAGATTTCTGAAGAGGGTTGTTCCATGGGACAAAATTCCTGGTGCCGTTACCCAGTAATTTGTCAGTGAAATAACAGGCTTTTAGAGGACTTTGGTGAATTCTTGCAACACTCTTTGAAACTGTTTATCAGTGCCTGGAACTTTGCAAGCTGAATCTTTGCCAGCATGCCCTTGTGGAGATGTGTATCCTAGGAAAGTACAGGCATGGGACGGAAAACAAAACCTGTCCCTATTGATGTAAGAATAAAGGACTGCATATACACAGACGCTGCTTAGAGCTTTGCGGGGACAAGTGCAGGACCATGACGTACTTCTAAAGAGCCATTCATTCCATGCTTAGGAGAGGATTATTCTCTCACAACACGAAAGTAATGCCTGGTCTTAATCCAACTTTCTCAGTTCTAACCAAGAGAAAAAATACGGAAGGTCTGATGCtggaaaaacctgaaaattCAAGTTTTTATTCACATACTATAgctatgtttaaaatgaaatatttatagtaTTATGCATATAAGCATTTGAAGTCTAACTTCATCATGGCGCTTCTGAATGACAATTCCATACCTGAATCTAGTTATCTAAAATTTAACAAATTATTTCCTAGCCTGAACATACAGTACCTGCTTAGTAATGACTAATCGTTTAACTCTTGTGAGATACATATAGTTTATTGCAGGATAGCATTTGATTATTTGCAAAACAGTTTACAGTAAAGATATATGAATCATTTACAGACTATGACTAAAAGAGATAAGTGTGTGAAATTTGACATTAATCAGGTAAGCTTCTCTTCTAAAAACCATGtagttgtctgttttttgtggtCAGCCCAGATAGCATGCTCCTATCTGCCTGCTTTATTTGTCTTCTTATTTTTCAGTTCACACATCAACCAAAGCAGTGTTGCTCATCAAATTGGCATCTCTTCCATAAGATTTATTCCCTTTATATTTTCCAGCACCGGTAATACTTGATGAATCACAGGGTTCAACATGGCACAACATTTGAATAATGTCTGTGCTTTTGACTTATCTGCGTGTATCTAGGCACTATGAACAATAAATGTGCCAGAGCTGAGACTGATGAAGCAATATTGTTGTGCAAGTTACACAAACTCTGTTGTACAGTATGTcaacacagcacaaaatgtctttttcactgCAGCACAGTGATCACCCAGTTTTACAGTGTGAAACTCATAAAAATGCGACGGGAGACTGATAGAGAGCTGGCCCTGGAGTGAACTGTGCCATGCTGATGAACCCAAACAGTGCTGAACTTCAGATGAACTGTCCGTGTTGAGGAAAGAGAGCAGATGGAGACTGGTGCATATAGGGTCCAATAAACTTGTCATGATCTTAACCAATCGATGCAGTATCACCATGTCCGTGTCGTGCACGGACAACTGCTTCCTGAAATCTTAACATTTCAGGAAGCAGTTAAGAATGGTGCTAACAGGGTGACCAAGAGGACAGAACAAGACGGTTCATTTGAGGTGAAATTTGTGTACGCCTCCAGCTTGCTCCACCGCATTACTTCATGAGGTAGTGAGAAATAGCTGTTTATCTGTGATAATggctttatctttttttcaactgaattttGCATTGACAAGTTTCCACAAGTGTTTCACGATTTTAATATAGGTTTGCTTCTGAGAGCCTTCATTGGTCTGCGTTATACCACTGAACAAAAAGTCTTTTGTCAGTTTAGTAGATTTGAAGAATGTaactcaagaaaacaaaagccacaTTCTTTGACAGCTTTCTAGGatttatgcaaatatgtaacgtacattaaaaatgttttatgtttgctttttaacaCTTTCCGATCTCTGGGAAACTGGTACTGTTGGCTTACACTTTCATACAGGGGCCAAATTTGGCCTGTTGCACAAATAGGCCTCATAAAGTAAAAGCAGAATGGAACTAATACTGTATAGCATTCATCGTCCATCTATAATTACTCACAGCATTCCTGCAATGCAATAATTTATTAACAGATTTTTCAAAGATACTTAAAAACAGTAGAAAACGTTGGTGTTCCTTCATCAGATAAGTTGCCTGAGTTTGAAAGGTTAATTAAGCACcagttttcaatttaatttatgtaCTTAgagttttattgctgttttaataGTTTTAAATTGCAGCAATATATATGatttaacatatattttgaaattgtatGCTTTTGAGGGGATCAGTGATCCTGACAGCAGACACGAGTCCACAAATCACACTGCTTTATGCACAGTGGATCTGCTGAAAGAGCTTAATGTCTGACCGCTCCATGAACCACTTCATttcgttgtcctgaacaatgacaataaagctctcttatctGAGCTACGTATGTATGCCCTTCTCATCTGCAGAAGAGCACAGAACAAGCACATTGTCAGTTAGCAACTAGAAGTAAATTATGCGGCAGCAAGGAACAGCTTGTTTGAGAAGTTTTTGTATAGACTTGAACAGCATACATTAATGCTCGTTTTATGCAACTACCCATTTAATATTCTCAAAGTCACACTTATGTTGCTACACGTTTAGATAGATTGGGAAGTATTACCAGCTGTTCACCACTGATTCAACTACCTGTGTTGTCTGTATTAAATTCTCTCAGATGTTGCTTCCAGATGTCAAACCTTCCAGTGACCAAGGTTAGAAAGAAAGGCAAGTAGGCCATGGAGGAAACATGTTTCTCAACAGTAAAGTCTGTGTGCCACTTTTTCATTTGGTTCAGGAAGTGGTCAGACATTAAGCTCTTTCAGCTGAACATTTCACTGACCTCTGGATGATGTTGCCACATCAGTAACCTCCATAATACATTTCCCTATAAGAGCATTAGTCAATAATGTGCTGAAGAATTTTGTAGCGTCACAATTATTTGTAGTTTTTCACACATTACTGAAGGTTAAGCAGTGGTCCCCTTTTAATGTATGTCATTTCTGGCTCACTCCATTTAAGATACATACAATTGTTACATATTTAATGACTTCACTGAGTTATTACAAATTGAGAGGCAGGAATTTCcgatgagttttttttttaaagaagttcAGGTTTTCAAGCCAGACATCCTTCCATCCATCAGTTGTAGAAGTTTTGCTTCACTCAGAGGTGATCCTGGGCATttatactgaaaacaaatgaagatggacccccccccccccccacccactagttgtcatggtgagaccAGCCTAGGCTACAATGGGCTATTCCAAATAGGGCTGCATAAAGAGGAAAAGCTTAAAACACAATTGAAAATGTCAAGTGAAGAGCTATGCAGAAACCACAGTATTGTTAATTGGTATACTAGTAAAATAAtctatcattttaattaatattcaaCAAATACAGTAGCAGTATACACATGTCTGGAATTGCAGTCTTGCAATTTATGACACCAGAAATCTTGAGTCAAGGTCTGTGTTAATTTAAGTCAGGACAGTTAGCCTATGGCAACAAACATTTTGTGTCTATATCTGTTAAACTCTTATTAAGTGGCCCTTTCTGTAGTATAGAAGTAATACTAGAGATGTTTTCTCTAAGGCAATCAAAGTGCATCCGTCTGGTACTTTGACCTGGATATGACTGGAAAATGACTCAAGTTTGACTGCAGTCTTCCAGCTGGTGAAAACTGATTCTGTTGCCAGTTGCTTCATCTCCAAACATTTGCTGGCATCATCCATGTGGACATCATACTGAAAATTGTGGTGCTTAACATTaggcttttcttattttactcATAATTGGCAGATGCTTTGCACCATGCGGCCGTCACTATGTTGTGcacatttcattatgtttttttggaTCCAATCCTCAAAGTATAATTCATATCCTTATTTCCTGTTTCAAAGGTCTTGTCCTGTGCTCCATTattgtcaatgaaaaaaaactgaaagcagtgACTGTTAAAGCAAGCTAATTTCTGTAGTCTTGCCATAAATGTAGACCTGTCTTGGATACGTTTATCAGAGCTTTCAgcatcttgaaaaaaaaaaaaaactcactcagATACATGAAGTTATTGAAAGGTTTTTATACAtactttttaatgacattttatcaTAAAAGCCATTAATAGTTATAAGTTATAAGATATACTTGTTGTATATCAAGGTGGCATTTACTGCTGCTAACCAAGGTAATATTGTTCAGTCAATATGTTGACATTACCCTAATGTTTAAACTGGTGTCTGCAGTGCCATACAGCATATGGCACAAACTCCTCCCTCAAACCTAGCAGAGTACATTCAGGAAGAGGATAATAAATATCTACTTGTGAAATGTATTCGCTCCTGAAATTTCTACAAACGGACTGTAATGGATGGATGACATCTAACCTCATCTTACAATGAATCCACTTCATATTCTTTTTGCTTTACGTTTTTACTTTTCCAATGCACTTATAAGTACTCGCTGTATAACATGAGGAGCACTACagtataacagaaaaaaatatggattGGAATAAATCTATGGCATATTTCCCAACACAATATTTTGGGTCACCCCATTCTCCAGTCTGCCCTGacaattttgcatttgttagACTGCATCAGTTGCAGTCCCTTTTTACCTGTAGAGGGCAGAAAACAGACATAATCCATCCAGAGTCTGAAGGTGAGATGTGACACCAGTTTAAATTCCTTGGGAATACATGACAGATACTTGGAAACGAATTCCCGCTGATTCTTTGGGAATATGGCCCAGCCATGAACTTTGAGGATAGTGCTTGTTAGTGTAGAGATGATGGACTGTAGCTGCAACCTGCTtagattaaaataatataaaatcaaTTTCCCACATGACTTATGCATGGTAATTTAAAGTGTATCAAGTGTGTGATGTTCAATCCTTTGGTTCCAAAGAGGCAaaggcatttgtttttgtgcaaGGAAATGTCAAGGAATCATGATTTAATTACTGTACCTAGTGAATCTGCAGGCTTGATGTTGATTCTTGCAGTTGACCCCTTCTCAGTAAATGCTGAGTAAATGCTGTAGCTCAATCTTTCAAAGTTCATGGATTTTGCagatgtaagaaaaaaatggccTAACTTGATAAGTAAGTACTTTAAGCTTCTTTAAGTATAGAACTAGGCAGACTAGTTAAGTCAGTGCACTTGTGACCCCCAAACTCTAAAATCTCCAAACAATGTTTTCAGGTCATGAAAATATAATAGCGGCTATACAGTAGCTCACATGAAGGCGTCGCTGTGTGAAATAATATGCTGCATTacagaattgtattttttgaaCTCATAACCGCATTCAATTATTTctgcaaaatcattttcatgtcCACTTCTGCGAACAGAAGTAATTCACAGCATTTCATTAATGATACCATTCATTTATATATGATTGTTTGaagaaaatgtcttcattaTCATCTGTCCTTCTCACAATAGGCAAGTAATTTTTCAGCAGCTTGATATGTGTCATAGAAAACACTCTTGTAAAGGACTTGATGCCACTATTTACAGAGGAAAGGGAAGGGGATACACTCCTGACCATACACCTTCTGGAAGCCACACCTGTCTCTGCAGGGTAAAAGGCTGTAGGGAGGTGAAACTactctgtttttaaataatggatcaaaataaacataaaccaGAGGTTGAGTTAATTTTGGAGTACTAGCATCAATGCATCAAGAAACTGCTTGATCAGTTCTGTGCTGGCATAGAGTATATTGGGAATTGACTTTGACTTAGAATGGTTCAAATGGAATTACATTTCAAACTAACCCTTGGCATAAAACCACCCAAGAATAAAACACTTGGCTTTTGAGTATCGAGCTTAAGCATCCGCCACTGTCAGCTGTGTTGCTACTGTGgggcaaataaaatgtacagagaCAAAACTGTGTATATGGTTGTCTAACccctgctgtgctgctggagcATTTTGTAGGTTCTGaagcacagctgtgctgtgtctgagtctgtgcctcAGCTTCATTTTGCTGTGGAGTTCCtcaggtgggggagggggtgttcgTCAGTCCACTTACTGCACTCTATTGATTGCCCAACCGCCTAAAGCAAATAAAAGTCACTGGCACCATTCAGTTAAAGTGTCCCTTGGGACTTCTGTGACATACTCCACTGTGGTACTGGGGCCAGTGATTTTGCCATGTACAGAAGATGTGGAACATGCAAGAGAGTTTGCTGATGAAAAAGACTATTTAGCACATCCTGTCTTTTTGTCTACAGGCTAGGCCATGtagcactgtgtcaagcctaATCATGAacaatgtataatgtataaaagtGCCTTCCAAATATTTTCTTACCCATGAATGCTCAGGAACAGCAAATTCACTGTTTGCTAGGACAAGAAATTCTAGAATGGCTGAGATGGGCTAAAGAATATGTCTTGGCATGGTTGAATGGTTAAAAAAGAAGTGAATGAGAAACAGGTCAGCGTAGCCTtagaacagcactgagagcctCTCTTTTTGGACCTTCTGGAGCAGAGGGTGTCAGTCCTGGCCATAGGTGGAGGACAGTAAAATCCTGGATCCAACCAGGGATGGGGCCAAAGCCAGGAAGAATACCAAGGAATAAGGCCCCGCAGGTAGGAGGAGAGAAGcaagaggcagaaagaggggaggagggacaCACGAACAGCTGAtgcaacaggaaggagagaTTAGTAGGCTAATCATATACACCATTTTCTGGGTTGGATTTGTTTGGGGAGAATTGTTTGAGGTGTCAATATTGGAATATATTTAAAACTTTGTAGTCAGTATTTTGTCTTTGGCATGGATTACATGCACAAGATGCTTCCTGCACAGTTTTATGAGTTTCTAGTTTCTTTTGTAACTGTTCCTGCTGGCAGAATTGGCCTAGGTAATTTAGatcttttggttttgtttgccaACTGCTTTCTGAGTTCAAACCACAAATGTTAGATTGGATGGATGGAAATGGAGATAGATAGCTGTGGATATTGATTCTGTCATCAGTTACCCATTGCTTTACACATTTGGATGAATATTTATCACATATTGGAATGTCCATTTCAGCCAAGtttgagcttcttggcagagggCACCAAGTTTTGACCAGAATGTCCCCATACAAGTTGAAGTTCATAATTCCCTCCGTCTTAACAAGGGCTCCTGGACCCGTAGGTGCCAAATAACCCCAAAACATGATACACTTCCCCAGCGTATTTcacagtgcacatttttattacaaacatAATGCTGATGAGCATTATTTGATCATGAAACATGCTTCCAATCGTAATTCAGAGGCAGCAAATTCAATTAGCCTTTTGTGTGGCTTTCTTTCAAAAGAGGCTTATTCCTTGCAGCACAGCCATGAATGCAACATTCATGCATcccattttgaatgtttttttttaactttaaagtTTAACTGTTTCTTTTGGCTTTAACAATGCCTCCTGAACCCCTCTCACAGCCTGTGGTGGTAAGATGGATAATAAAGTATAAAGTAGTAGATTCAGACTTAATATGGCATGTAAATAATGAAGataatatgaattcattttacgtaaaaaaatatacaattcaTATTTCCTTAGAAAAGTCTCCTGTCCAGGGTGATTCTACTAAGGAAGTATGATTTGGCATCTAGGGGACTTCCATATCttatgttttacacattttacatttgtttggcTAGATATTTACACAAGTGACCATATACCATGgaacatcagcagtgccccatgaTTTAAACCTGTAGCTTTTGGGTGTTGAATCCTTTAAACTGGTAACAGCACttagaaacacagaaacatttagCCATTTCCTTTCAAGTGGTCTGAGACTATAGTCACTGGTTCTCAGGATGCAAAATCTTAAGAAATCTTGGCATCAGCTAATGTTGAtattctattcattttttttttttaatttattccactGTGGATCAATCAGTAAAAACTACTCCTGTTGGAAGTGTGTTTCAGtcaatacatacaaatataaaagcttatttgaaaaaagttttcattttttgtatcatatctttttatttagatttgtaggtttatttgcatatatgtAAAGTAGTGTTGCAATGACAAATGAGAAATTAAACTGGGGTTCATTATATGGCCTCACAAACAAATTACaacacattatatttttatatacttttcCTCAGAAATAAATCTTGAAACCTGTTCTGCATTCACTGAAAAAGAATCGGGCATCATCAATTTGTGCTGTCAGAGCCATAGCTTCTCAATAAATCAACAAAGTGACATCTGGTGGGAAAGACAGACACCTCATTATTTAGATGCTCTGTGTAAGTGGATGAGGGTTAATTTATCAAAAGCTGTCGTCATGGAGATTCCTTTGCAGATCCTTTGTACAGCATGAGGTAAGGGGGTGTCGGGGTGGGGGGAAGAATTACACCCTGTGAGtttcttgttttaaacaaagacaaatgccTGCGCATCATCCTCCCCCACCAGGCAAAGGTTGACAGGTCAGTAGTAATCCATAATATACTCACCAAGCTCAGACACAAAACTGCAGAACGCATGCAGTGATTCTATCTCTAAATTCAACAGCACATGGAGTTTGTGATCATTAAACAGATCCTGAAAGACTTGCAATGTTTTTCCATGGTTTTggtgattttacttttttgatcCTTCAGTTTAAAGGAAGAAATAAAGTTGTAATATTGCCTCCTTGATATGACTCTCCTTCAATTGATGCATTCTGCCAGGCTCATTGTATGAAAGGGCTTGTTGTGCCCTGATCTAGCAAGTTAATCATTGCGATATGCTAACGCCTTGCTTCTGGTCTCCAAACAAGCCCTCCACTAGACGTTTCCACTTCTATGTCAGCTTTGCCTCCATCCCCCAATTTGCATACATCTTTTTTATGATAATAAGAACATTTCAGTGTAGCATAATTTATACCCTAAAACCACAAGTTTGTTGACTGTCTTCCTTTCTTTATTTAACTAGATACATGTAAGCCATGTTAGCAATTCAGTGTCATACATCTAAATGATGTAATCTTGAAACTATTACATTGAAACCCCATGAGCCACTGCAAATTCTGACTGTCCAATAGAAACACAGGACTGACAAATTGACAGGCCTTTGGTCAATTCGCTTAATTTGtacatgacaaaatataaattataactTTCATATTCAACTGCAACTCTATCACACCAGGCAGAGGattcagaaataaaacacagtacCTCATGTGGATGTCTGTGAATGAATCTGAaagtgctgtaaattgctgaACTGAATATCTCCCCTAGATAGACCACACTGAAACCCATACATAAACTTGATTTCACCATTTTAACTATTACCAcccaaacatttaaaatcacaggGTTATGGAATTCCTTATGAGAGGGGTGCTCCACATTTGGAATCCGTGAACCCCTTTCATATCCAGAATATCATGTACCtatccccccaaccccctaaGCAAAGTAGCCCTTTTAAAATTAGTTATCCTGATCTAAAGATTCACTAATCACCACAAACCACTCCATGCTACCACAAACAATCACAAACTATTGCTAACTATGCAACTAACATTTAGCAACCCAGATTAACAAACTTACTCTGATTCATGGGACTTTTATCATTAATATGCCAGTGGTGGGCAGTAATGAAACTATAGAAGAAATGTAGCCTTCACATTTTCCTTGACAAAATTAAGCGTGTGTTCCCCTTACTTGTtcatgttaaaaacaacaaacaatccATTCCAATTGGTGGTCCTGAAGAAGAAACATTATTAGCATATCTCTCAATAAATCAATGACATGACAGAACAATTGTCTTCTTTGTGACTGCCTGTGGTACTTGGGAAGAAGCAGACTGGGATAGGTAGTTGTTTTTGGTAGTTATATTTAAGGTTACGATTTGTGATAGTCTGAAGCAGTTTGAAGCAACTATTCAGGGAATTTTGATACAATTTGGGGGAAATGCTGAGGCGATATTTTTGATACTATCTGCAGTTAGTGGTGGCTTAAGATACTGTGAAGTGAAAGTTTTGGTACATTTTGGTATTCTGTAgcacagcgtttcccaaacctctcctggaggaccccttgtcctgcatgttttacatctatctctgctccaacacagctgattcaaatgatcaactcgttatgaactcctgaagctgcctaataacaaactgatcatttaaatcaggtgtgttggagcagggagagatctaaaacatgcaggacaaggggtcctccaggagaggtttgggaaacgctgctgtaGCAGTTTGGGGTAACAGTTGTGGCCTCCCAGCATtctaaaacaatattttaaggaagtattattacattttattctacAGCCTCTGTTTTAACTGcataaattttcaaaatttaattttacactgCCTAATTAGCTTGCCATAACCGCGGTCCACCGCCTTGCTCTGGTACAGGTGATGTAAATCGTTAAAACAGCTACTTCAAACTAGTCTTACAAGAAATCACGAACGTCACTGTTAAAACGAGGAGATTTGTGATCTCTCACAATAACGCACCGAAATGGAAGAATGAACATGGACTCAAGTTTTGGAGGTTTGGGGCTCTGCTGTATATCATTTCATCTTGCTCGACATGTAGCATTTAACTAACGCCATTCTTGTTCCAGCCAATCGCATTTGCAGGAAATGCATGACGTAATCTGATCCCCGGATATAAAGTCTGAATTAAGTTTTAGGATGCAGAAACTATCAAAATGCTTGATTCGTTGACGTTCCTCTTTGAGAAacttttcctcctctctaatttaaatctttttcatttcatatggtCGGACGATGAGAAATGCGCAAGCTGCTGTCAAACATCTTCTTTCCAGAGGGGAGATCTGTTAGAAGTCCCTCGCACCCTGTTCATTCACTTCGGCATTTATTTGGGTGACAATAAAGTAGCGCATCTGATTCCAGACTTCCTGCCTGTTTTAACGAACGACAAGTGTCAAATTATGAAAGTCGTCTCAAATAAGAGACTGCTTCTCGGTGTTCTCACCAAGAATGCTAGCATACGGGTTGATACCGTTGAAGATTTTGCTTACGGATCAAACATTTTAGT from Megalops cyprinoides isolate fMegCyp1 chromosome 22, fMegCyp1.pri, whole genome shotgun sequence carries:
- the LOC118769882 gene encoding lecithin retinol acyltransferase-like, translated to MLDSLTFLFEKLFLLSNLNLFHFIWSDDEKCASCCQTSSFQRGDLLEVPRTLFIHFGIYLGDNKVAHLIPDFLPVLTNDKCQIMKVVSNKRLLLGVLTKNASIRVDTVEDFAYGSNILVNSMDRTFKKQPLPNENVAKRAENLIGAIPYSLLWNNCEHFVTYCRYGSAVSLQTDKFCECLKSVVRDQRSVLITAVLGLISIIYLGMAPSTTLPTLLIPFILWMAG